Proteins from a single region of Haloplanus sp. GDY1:
- a CDS encoding BCCT family transporter — MATHGATGVERLVRAALLPVCAASGIVVVSGFFFPWIVGSVVTGRGWLVVALLFFGSGLAYLALLPLDALAGDEDARPGAPYLLRVRHVSPRDWASGFLARQDPITFGVPVLVLAAFFAARLLAPGATTAAVAVVDGVLFDDFAPLFLGAMFLAVLYALFLLVGPWGAIKLGGPDAEPTYTYPTYFAMVFTAGIAAGVVFWGPAESLFHYGSPPPGTGVAPRSDAAVVVALSYALFHWGVSAWSAYLVVGLPIAYFTYRHGAPLRVSTILTPFLGVEGLDGYAAKLVDVLAVFATIGGVATSVAIVGRQFLAGVAFQWGVSFGGVGALLFVAGLVVIYSISAESGVQRGIRRIAGVNLLLFALLSMLLVAVGPRGFVLDAGVDAVGRYATEFVAMSLSPGGDWAADWTVWNWSWWFSWAPFAGLFLAALSKGRRVRTVVFTGVVATSAASVCWHLLLGGTALSLQHSGRVDALAAVAAGGGSEAVAGFPVFAALPLSRLLMFLFLALIVVFIVTSADTSTLVVSILATERGHAPTTGSIVFWGVLQGLVAVAVLLVGGGESLQTAAVATGGPFAVLSLVSLYGLTRTFRRHERGHPTVLDRAAVVLAATPLGRFVPSDDGDHRER, encoded by the coding sequence ATGGCGACCCACGGCGCGACCGGCGTCGAGCGACTCGTTCGCGCGGCGCTGCTCCCCGTGTGTGCCGCCTCCGGTATCGTCGTCGTCTCGGGCTTTTTCTTCCCGTGGATCGTCGGCTCCGTCGTGACCGGCCGGGGGTGGCTCGTCGTCGCCCTCCTCTTTTTCGGCTCCGGGCTGGCCTACCTCGCGCTCCTCCCCCTCGACGCACTGGCGGGCGACGAGGACGCCCGTCCCGGCGCGCCCTACCTCCTCCGTGTCCGGCACGTCTCCCCGCGGGACTGGGCGAGCGGCTTCCTCGCGCGCCAGGATCCGATCACGTTCGGCGTGCCGGTCCTCGTCCTCGCGGCCTTCTTCGCCGCCCGACTCCTCGCGCCCGGTGCGACGACTGCCGCCGTGGCCGTCGTCGACGGCGTGCTCTTCGACGACTTCGCCCCGCTTTTCCTCGGGGCGATGTTTCTGGCCGTCCTCTACGCCCTGTTCCTGCTCGTCGGGCCGTGGGGGGCGATCAAACTCGGCGGCCCGGACGCGGAGCCGACCTACACCTACCCGACGTACTTCGCGATGGTGTTCACCGCGGGCATCGCCGCCGGCGTCGTCTTCTGGGGCCCCGCCGAGTCGCTCTTTCACTACGGCTCGCCGCCGCCCGGGACCGGCGTCGCGCCCCGATCGGACGCGGCCGTGGTCGTCGCTCTGAGCTACGCCCTCTTTCACTGGGGGGTCTCCGCCTGGAGCGCCTACCTCGTCGTCGGTCTCCCGATCGCCTACTTCACGTACCGGCACGGCGCGCCGCTCCGCGTCTCGACGATTCTGACGCCCTTCCTCGGCGTCGAGGGCCTCGACGGCTACGCGGCGAAACTCGTGGACGTGCTCGCGGTCTTTGCCACCATCGGCGGCGTCGCCACCTCCGTCGCCATCGTCGGCCGGCAGTTCCTCGCCGGCGTGGCGTTCCAGTGGGGCGTGAGCTTCGGCGGCGTCGGCGCCCTCCTCTTCGTCGCCGGCCTCGTCGTCATCTACAGCATCTCCGCGGAGAGCGGCGTCCAGCGGGGGATTCGACGCATCGCCGGCGTCAACCTCCTCCTCTTTGCCCTCCTCTCGATGCTCCTCGTCGCCGTCGGCCCTCGCGGCTTCGTCCTCGACGCCGGGGTCGACGCCGTCGGCCGATACGCGACCGAGTTCGTCGCGATGAGCCTCTCACCCGGCGGCGACTGGGCCGCCGACTGGACGGTCTGGAACTGGTCGTGGTGGTTCTCTTGGGCGCCCTTCGCCGGCCTCTTCCTCGCGGCGCTCTCGAAGGGGCGCCGGGTGCGGACCGTCGTGTTCACGGGCGTGGTCGCCACGTCGGCGGCCTCCGTCTGCTGGCACCTCCTGCTCGGCGGGACGGCGCTCTCGCTCCAGCACTCGGGCCGGGTGGACGCCCTCGCCGCCGTCGCCGCCGGCGGCGGCTCCGAGGCCGTCGCGGGCTTTCCCGTCTTCGCCGCCCTCCCGCTCAGCCGACTGCTGATGTTCCTGTTTCTCGCGCTCATCGTCGTCTTCATCGTCACCTCCGCCGACACGTCGACGCTCGTCGTCTCCATCCTGGCGACCGAGCGGGGCCACGCCCCCACCACCGGCAGCATCGTCTTCTGGGGCGTGCTCCAGGGCCTCGTCGCCGTCGCCGTCCTCCTCGTCGGCGGCGGCGAGTCGCTACAGACCGCGGCGGTGGCGACGGGCGGTCCCTTCGCCGTCCTCTCGCTCGTCTCGCTGTACGGCCTCACGCGGACCTTCCGCCGACACGAGCGCGGGCATCCGACCGTCCTCGATCGGGCGGCCGTCGTCCTCGCGGCCACGCCGCTCGGTCGGTTCGTCCCCTCCGACGACGGCGATCACCGGGAGCGATAG
- a CDS encoding GcvT family protein, whose translation MSRKFPSSAETVVIGAGAVGCSVAYHLSELGAEDVVVVDQGPLPITGGSSTHAPGIMFQTSPSKLMTKTAHYTSRLLDDAGVYDEVGGIEVARSEERMDFLQRRVEHATAYGLPDPQLLTPEEVTDHLPLVNEDAILGGYYSPTDGRVDGVAALQWYIEESDADFHGHTSVTDLDVAGGEVRAVETDRGRIDCDRCVVATNNWGYQTGKLAGLDLPIAPVEHQYAVTEPLDELAGADPATRVDTDALDVPGDHRITDAMGKAPSRPVGRDQDHSLYFRTHGDSLGLGSYNHESLTVDPDAMGGNTEERQASVHDFTDEHWERATHPDRDKSPQRAFEELLPVSEGADFQATENGIFVFTPDGMPVLGETADVSGLWTALAIWWTHSGGYGKILAEWMETGVPKLPDGPVDTGAIHVNRFEPHAGSKPYFVDRGATRYRQVYSIVEPHWQPDDHRGLRRSPFYHAQEDLGAHFVQSGGWESAQWYESNADLVDRYADRIPEQEGWQGINRSRIEGAEHLHTREHVSMFDMTTFSSIMVEGSEAGAFLQRVCSNDVDIDVGQVRYSLLLNEGGNVLADVTVVRLGDDEYMVTTGGGNSPGIHGSWLENHAPDTVSVTVEEGARSTIGLWGPKSRLLLQRVTEADVSAEGFPYFSAKRLYVGEVPVIALRVSYVGELGWELWAPAEYGARLWETLWEAGQDLDVRPMGGGALESMRLEKGYRLWGTDIDTDTDPFAAGLSFAVDMDTEFVGREALAAGGDPDSRIVPITLDDSTDRLLSGRPVTADGETLGYVQAADYGYSVGASIAYTYVPSEYAEPGTAVQVTCEGETYDATVREEPLFDPGREKILR comes from the coding sequence ATGAGCAGGAAGTTCCCATCCTCCGCCGAGACGGTCGTCATCGGCGCCGGCGCCGTCGGCTGTAGCGTCGCCTACCACCTCTCGGAACTCGGTGCCGAGGACGTGGTCGTCGTCGATCAGGGGCCCCTGCCGATCACCGGCGGGTCGTCGACGCACGCCCCCGGCATCATGTTCCAGACGTCGCCGTCGAAGCTCATGACGAAGACGGCTCACTACACCAGCCGCCTCCTCGACGACGCGGGCGTCTACGACGAGGTGGGCGGCATCGAGGTGGCCCGTTCGGAGGAGCGCATGGACTTCCTCCAGCGACGGGTCGAACACGCCACGGCCTACGGCCTCCCCGACCCGCAACTGCTGACTCCCGAGGAGGTGACCGACCACCTGCCGCTGGTGAACGAGGACGCCATCCTCGGCGGCTACTACTCGCCGACCGACGGCCGCGTCGACGGCGTCGCCGCCCTCCAGTGGTACATCGAGGAGTCGGACGCCGACTTCCACGGCCACACGTCGGTGACCGACCTCGACGTCGCCGGCGGCGAGGTGCGGGCCGTCGAGACGGATCGGGGCCGCATCGACTGCGACCGCTGTGTCGTCGCGACCAACAACTGGGGGTACCAGACGGGGAAACTCGCGGGGCTGGACCTGCCCATCGCCCCCGTCGAACACCAGTACGCGGTCACCGAACCGCTCGACGAACTCGCCGGCGCGGACCCCGCCACGCGCGTCGACACCGACGCCCTCGACGTTCCGGGCGACCACCGCATCACCGACGCGATGGGGAAGGCGCCCAGCCGCCCGGTCGGCCGCGACCAGGACCACTCCCTCTACTTCCGCACCCACGGCGACAGCCTCGGCCTCGGCTCGTACAACCACGAGTCCCTGACGGTCGACCCGGACGCCATGGGGGGGAACACCGAGGAGCGCCAGGCCTCGGTCCACGACTTCACCGACGAACACTGGGAGCGGGCGACCCACCCCGACCGCGACAAATCACCGCAGAGGGCCTTCGAGGAACTCCTCCCCGTCTCCGAGGGGGCGGACTTCCAGGCCACCGAGAACGGCATCTTCGTGTTCACGCCCGACGGCATGCCGGTCCTCGGCGAGACGGCGGACGTGTCCGGCCTGTGGACCGCCCTCGCCATCTGGTGGACCCACTCCGGCGGCTACGGGAAGATCCTCGCGGAGTGGATGGAGACGGGGGTGCCGAAGCTGCCCGACGGCCCCGTCGACACGGGCGCCATCCACGTCAACCGGTTCGAGCCCCACGCCGGCAGCAAGCCCTACTTCGTCGACCGGGGCGCCACGCGGTACCGGCAGGTCTACAGCATCGTCGAACCCCACTGGCAACCCGACGACCACCGCGGCCTCCGCCGCAGTCCCTTCTACCACGCCCAGGAGGACCTCGGCGCCCACTTCGTCCAGAGCGGCGGCTGGGAGTCGGCCCAGTGGTACGAGTCCAACGCCGACCTCGTCGACCGCTACGCGGACCGCATCCCCGAGCAGGAGGGCTGGCAGGGCATCAACCGCTCGCGGATCGAGGGCGCCGAACACCTCCACACCCGCGAGCACGTCTCGATGTTCGACATGACGACGTTCAGCTCGATCATGGTCGAGGGGAGCGAGGCCGGTGCCTTCCTCCAGCGGGTCTGTAGCAACGACGTCGACATCGACGTGGGGCAGGTGCGCTACTCCCTCCTCCTGAACGAGGGGGGCAACGTCCTCGCGGACGTGACCGTCGTCCGCCTCGGTGACGACGAGTACATGGTGACCACCGGCGGTGGCAACTCGCCGGGCATCCACGGATCGTGGCTGGAGAACCACGCCCCGGACACCGTCTCGGTCACCGTCGAGGAGGGCGCCCGCTCCACGATCGGCCTGTGGGGGCCGAAGTCGCGGCTCCTCCTCCAGCGGGTCACCGAGGCGGACGTCTCCGCCGAGGGCTTCCCCTACTTCTCGGCCAAGCGCCTGTACGTCGGCGAGGTGCCCGTGATCGCGCTTCGGGTCTCCTACGTCGGCGAACTCGGCTGGGAGCTGTGGGCCCCCGCCGAGTACGGCGCCCGACTCTGGGAGACGCTGTGGGAGGCGGGGCAGGACCTCGACGTGCGCCCGATGGGTGGCGGCGCGCTGGAGTCGATGCGCCTGGAGAAGGGCTACCGGCTCTGGGGGACGGACATCGACACCGACACCGATCCCTTCGCCGCCGGCCTGTCCTTCGCCGTCGACATGGACACGGAGTTCGTCGGCAGGGAGGCCTTGGCGGCGGGCGGCGACCCCGACAGCCGCATCGTCCCAATCACCCTCGACGACTCGACGGATCGACTGTTGAGCGGCCGCCCCGTCACGGCGGACGGCGAGACGCTCGGCTACGTCCAGGCCGCCGACTACGGCTACAGCGTCGGCGCGTCCATCGCCTACACGTACGTGCCGAGCGAGTACGCGGAGCCCGGCACCGCGGTGCAGGTCACCTGCGAGGGCGAGACGTACGACGCCACCGTGCGCGAGGAACCGCTGTTCGATCCGGGGAGGGAGAAGATCCTGCGGTAG
- the rdfA gene encoding rod-determining factor RdfA gives MAEGGGCKIEDVCARRGLSTLPERLVRRRRAAGDSLRDLERFFNRELLAAAMRAAGMELLDDEAANVYRLLTDDGVSDAARTEATDRLTRAGVDVQALREDFVTYGTVRTHLRECAGVDTARASEPVDAGSVTDTVFALFGRTEAVTERELSRLAETEALETGPLSVSLAARVTCESCGEEYRLLSLVERGGCACADAGRGAGESQT, from the coding sequence ATGGCCGAGGGCGGCGGCTGCAAGATCGAGGACGTGTGCGCCCGGCGGGGGCTGTCGACGCTCCCCGAGCGGCTGGTGCGGCGGCGGCGGGCGGCGGGCGACAGCCTCCGGGACCTGGAGCGGTTCTTCAACCGCGAACTGCTCGCGGCGGCGATGCGGGCGGCGGGGATGGAACTCCTCGACGACGAGGCGGCGAACGTCTACCGGCTGCTGACCGACGACGGCGTGAGCGACGCGGCGCGCACGGAGGCGACGGACCGGCTGACCCGGGCCGGCGTCGACGTGCAGGCCCTCCGCGAGGACTTCGTGACCTACGGCACCGTCCGCACGCATCTCCGCGAGTGTGCGGGCGTCGACACGGCCCGGGCGTCGGAGCCGGTCGACGCGGGCAGCGTCACCGACACCGTGTTCGCGCTGTTCGGCCGGACGGAGGCGGTCACCGAGCGGGAGCTGTCGCGGCTGGCCGAGACGGAGGCCCTGGAGACGGGACCCCTCTCGGTGTCGCTCGCCGCGCGGGTGACCTGTGAGTCCTGCGGCGAGGAGTATCGGCTGCTGAGCCTGGTCGAACGCGGCGGCTGTGCCTGTGCCGACGCGGGGAGGGGCGCGGGAGAGTCACAAACGTAA
- a CDS encoding BCCT family transporter has protein sequence MADSDETTGAMSDGLQVELFHPESDREPGDTNIQALGFDIHPVVFPVALLIIGAFIALTILGPRVGLDVAGAYTWLFNFIGENFGWFYLLAVNIFIVVLLFFAFSKYGKIKIGGVQAEKEFSDFSWMAMLFSAGMGIGLMFFSVSEPLYYFQNVPGFFGAEAGTGAAASAAMAQTFFHWGFHPWAVYGLVGLGLAFFSFNRGLPLTFRSIFWPLLGERIYGWPGHLIDLVTVFATLFGLATSLGLGVAQVNTGLSYVGGDLLGLVSIPNTPLVQVLLIAGITGIATLSVAAGLDGGVKRLSTINLYLMFALLGFLLIAGPTVFILGTWVEGLGVYFNNILALGFFRGTLAPGGGTVTAWTVFYWGWWIAWSPFVGMFIARISKGRTVREFVLGVLVLPAMFSTIWLSTFGGSALFNSLVGNGAALATYNDLGQTVAMFAMLEQFPLGAISGILATLLVITFFVTSSDSGSLVVDHLTSGGKHDVPKVQRIFWAITEGLVAAILLYGGGLTALQTAAITTGLPFAVILCLMCYTVYLGLSNEYEILESEEFAETIEELSDRENVDVVTSGDEMVTDIREGDDPASSD, from the coding sequence ATGGCTGACTCAGACGAGACGACCGGCGCGATGTCCGACGGCCTGCAGGTGGAACTGTTCCACCCCGAGTCGGATCGCGAACCCGGCGACACGAACATCCAGGCGCTCGGCTTCGACATCCACCCGGTGGTGTTCCCGGTCGCGCTGTTGATCATCGGCGCGTTCATAGCGCTGACGATTCTGGGACCGAGGGTCGGCCTCGACGTCGCGGGCGCCTACACGTGGCTGTTCAACTTCATCGGCGAGAACTTCGGCTGGTTCTACCTGCTGGCGGTGAACATCTTCATCGTCGTCCTGCTCTTTTTCGCGTTCAGCAAGTACGGCAAGATCAAGATCGGTGGCGTCCAGGCCGAGAAGGAGTTCAGCGACTTCTCCTGGATGGCGATGCTGTTCAGCGCCGGCATGGGGATCGGCCTCATGTTCTTCAGCGTCTCCGAACCGCTGTACTACTTCCAGAACGTCCCCGGCTTCTTCGGTGCCGAGGCCGGGACGGGTGCCGCGGCGTCCGCGGCGATGGCCCAGACGTTCTTCCACTGGGGCTTCCACCCGTGGGCCGTCTACGGCCTCGTCGGCCTCGGCCTCGCCTTCTTCTCGTTCAACCGCGGCCTGCCGCTCACCTTCCGCTCCATCTTCTGGCCGCTCCTCGGCGAGCGGATCTACGGCTGGCCCGGTCACCTCATCGACCTCGTGACGGTGTTCGCGACCCTGTTCGGCCTCGCGACGTCGCTCGGCCTCGGGGTCGCACAGGTCAACACCGGGCTCTCCTACGTCGGCGGGGACCTCCTCGGACTGGTCTCCATCCCGAACACCCCCCTGGTGCAGGTGCTGCTGATCGCGGGGATCACCGGCATCGCGACCCTCTCGGTCGCGGCCGGCCTCGACGGCGGCGTCAAGCGCCTGAGCACGATCAACCTCTACCTGATGTTCGCGCTGCTCGGGTTCCTGTTGATCGCCGGCCCGACGGTGTTCATCCTCGGCACCTGGGTCGAGGGCCTCGGCGTCTACTTCAACAACATCCTCGCGCTCGGCTTCTTCCGTGGCACCCTCGCCCCGGGCGGCGGGACGGTCACCGCGTGGACCGTCTTCTACTGGGGCTGGTGGATCGCGTGGTCGCCCTTCGTCGGCATGTTCATCGCCCGCATCTCCAAGGGCCGCACCGTCCGCGAGTTCGTGCTCGGCGTGCTGGTGCTGCCGGCCATGTTCTCGACCATCTGGCTGTCCACGTTCGGCGGCAGCGCGCTGTTCAACTCGCTCGTGGGGAACGGGGCGGCGCTGGCCACCTACAACGACCTCGGGCAGACGGTCGCCATGTTCGCCATGCTCGAACAGTTCCCCCTCGGGGCGATTTCGGGCATCCTCGCCACCCTCCTCGTCATCACCTTCTTCGTCACCTCCTCGGACTCCGGGTCGCTTGTCGTCGACCACCTGACCTCCGGCGGCAAACACGACGTGCCGAAGGTCCAGCGCATCTTCTGGGCGATCACCGAGGGCCTCGTCGCCGCCATCCTGCTGTACGGTGGTGGCCTGACCGCCCTGCAGACGGCGGCCATCACGACCGGGCTGCCCTTCGCCGTCATTCTCTGTCTGATGTGTTACACCGTCTATCTCGGGCTCAGCAACGAGTACGAGATCCTCGAATCCGAGGAGTTCGCCGAGACCATCGAGGAACTCTCGGACCGCGAGAACGTCGACGTGGTGACCTCCGGCGACGAGATGGTGACGGACATCAGGGAGGGCGACGACCCGGCGAGTAGCGACTGA
- a CDS encoding archaea-specific SMC-related protein produces the protein MTADDSTDGADGLTVSVRNVGGIERAEVTFDPGITVVAGENASNKSSLLGSLGAALGGSHPPLRGGAETGSVTLALDGERYGVELAREGGETVVTDARPYTERSTLVDLFVRLDEDNPIRRAVVDGTGLHDLLMRPVDTERIDAEIERLLDRRADLDERIDDLEERADALPELEVRARRLREELDEVAERLDEKRAALDGADRRAAAEATRDLLESLEDARSERERLRDRRDTKRRAIDSLRDDLDAVEADLSALAADVDGESVRSRLDAVEEELTTLRERKGRLDETIDALRPVVELNRAFLADDRLPEGFEAGDVVDRLDPASETITCWTCGQSVERSEIGEQIEAVEAILETKREERTVVEARIEERLDERADLEERLDERADLETRRRELEGEIEERERALSELEDRIEAAEERIRDLEADLAEADADDDLLERHREVSDLEYERGRLERDIAAVEDDVEAAEDARAEVESLREERAAVNDRLAERRGRVDRIEREAVETVNECLSRTLDRLDYREIERVWIDRRETDEGTTFDLQVVRTTDDGTVYRASVDTLSKSEREVVGLVIALAGYLVHDVADVVPVVVVDAIEMLDAERIRGILSVFDDHARYVVAAALPEEAERLRTAFDTVSPRTPEIASQ, from the coding sequence ATGACAGCCGACGACTCGACCGACGGCGCGGACGGGCTGACGGTTAGCGTCAGGAACGTCGGCGGCATCGAGCGGGCCGAGGTGACCTTCGATCCCGGCATCACCGTCGTCGCGGGGGAGAACGCGTCGAACAAGTCCTCGCTGCTCGGGAGCCTGGGTGCCGCCCTCGGCGGCTCCCACCCGCCGCTCCGGGGCGGCGCCGAGACCGGTTCGGTCACGCTCGCCCTCGACGGCGAGCGGTACGGCGTCGAACTCGCGCGCGAGGGCGGAGAGACCGTCGTCACCGACGCACGGCCGTACACCGAGCGGTCGACGCTCGTCGACCTCTTCGTCCGCCTCGACGAGGACAACCCGATCCGGCGGGCCGTCGTCGACGGGACGGGGCTGCACGACCTGCTCATGCGGCCGGTCGACACCGAGAGGATCGACGCCGAAATCGAGCGACTGCTCGACCGACGGGCGGACCTCGACGAGCGGATCGACGACCTGGAGGAGCGGGCCGACGCCCTGCCGGAACTGGAGGTTCGCGCGCGGCGACTGCGGGAGGAGCTCGACGAGGTGGCGGAGCGACTCGACGAGAAGCGGGCGGCGCTCGACGGGGCGGACCGCCGGGCGGCCGCCGAGGCGACCCGTGACCTCCTCGAGTCCCTCGAAGACGCCCGCTCGGAGCGCGAGCGACTCCGCGACCGACGGGACACCAAGCGACGGGCCATCGACTCCCTGCGGGACGACCTCGACGCCGTCGAGGCGGACCTGTCCGCGCTCGCGGCGGACGTCGACGGGGAGAGCGTCCGGTCGCGGCTCGACGCCGTCGAGGAGGAACTGACGACGCTCCGGGAGCGGAAGGGACGCCTCGACGAGACGATCGACGCCCTGCGGCCCGTCGTCGAGCTGAACCGGGCGTTCCTCGCGGACGATCGACTGCCGGAGGGGTTCGAGGCGGGAGACGTGGTCGACCGCCTCGATCCGGCGTCGGAGACGATCACCTGCTGGACCTGCGGCCAGTCGGTCGAGCGGAGCGAGATCGGCGAGCAGATCGAGGCCGTCGAGGCGATCCTGGAGACGAAACGCGAGGAGCGAACGGTCGTCGAGGCGCGAATCGAGGAGCGTCTCGACGAGCGCGCGGACCTCGAGGAGCGTCTCGACGAGCGCGCGGACCTCGAGACGCGCCGGCGCGAACTCGAGGGGGAGATCGAGGAGCGCGAACGCGCGCTGTCGGAGCTCGAGGACCGCATCGAGGCGGCCGAGGAGCGCATCCGCGACCTGGAGGCGGACCTCGCCGAGGCCGACGCGGACGACGACCTGCTCGAGCGCCACCGCGAGGTGAGCGACCTGGAGTACGAGCGCGGCCGACTCGAGCGCGACATCGCGGCGGTCGAGGACGACGTCGAGGCCGCGGAGGACGCCCGGGCGGAGGTCGAGTCGCTCCGCGAGGAGCGTGCGGCGGTGAACGACCGCCTCGCTGAGCGCCGCGGGCGGGTCGACCGGATCGAGCGCGAGGCCGTCGAGACGGTCAACGAGTGCCTGTCCCGCACCCTGGATCGGCTGGACTACCGCGAGATCGAGCGGGTCTGGATCGACCGCCGGGAGACGGACGAGGGGACGACGTTCGACCTGCAGGTGGTGCGGACCACGGACGACGGCACCGTCTACCGCGCGTCGGTCGACACCCTCAGCAAGAGCGAGCGCGAGGTGGTCGGCCTGGTCATCGCGCTGGCGGGATATCTGGTCCACGACGTGGCCGACGTAGTGCCCGTCGTCGTCGTCGACGCCATCGAGATGCTGGACGCCGAGCGCATCCGCGGGATCCTCTCCGTGTTCGACGACCACGCCCGCTACGTCGTGGCGGCGGCGCTCCCGGAGGAGGCCGAGCGCCTCCGGACGGCGTTCGACACCGTCAGCCCGCGGACGCCGGAAATCGCCAGTCAGTGA
- a CDS encoding universal stress protein, giving the protein MYETILIPFDGSDEARKGAEHGIDLAATCGATVHALYVIDLPGAPRTVYLRDDEDEMRDRYREYGEEVTGELCEMAGERGLECVSVLRSGSPGEEIVDYAKSEDIDAIVLGSAYRGKLGALLGSTAEKVVRTAETPVVTVRERMND; this is encoded by the coding sequence ATGTACGAGACGATTCTGATTCCGTTCGACGGAAGCGACGAGGCACGGAAAGGCGCCGAACACGGCATCGACCTCGCGGCCACGTGTGGGGCGACGGTCCACGCGCTGTACGTCATCGACCTCCCGGGTGCGCCACGGACGGTGTACCTGCGGGACGACGAGGACGAGATGCGGGATCGCTACCGCGAGTACGGCGAGGAGGTGACCGGAGAGCTGTGCGAGATGGCGGGCGAGCGCGGCCTCGAGTGTGTCAGCGTGCTCCGGAGCGGGTCGCCCGGCGAGGAGATCGTCGACTACGCGAAGTCCGAAGACATCGACGCCATCGTCCTCGGGAGCGCGTACCGGGGGAAGCTGGGGGCGCTGCTCGGCAGCACGGCCGAGAAGGTCGTCCGGACCGCCGAAACGCCGGTCGTGACGGTGCGCGAGCGGATGAACGACTGA
- a CDS encoding NAD-binding protein — MATDTPDQPSETALDELFHRPDRVPLVYWRTFSGVRTAVWVTGAAAVLAFVAGLSHLSQGSFVPAGPLAGLLPAGATAVVPLASILGAFLLVVVAAGLRAGYRLAWYGALALFPALLAAPLVTGDATDLLLLVAGAVGLPLVVTNRSGFDRPLDLTPFQATALLSFVAVQVYGTVGTYAMREDFTGVESLTDAFYYIIVTGTTVGYGDATPTTQVTKLFTLSVIVLGTGAFTVATGSLLVPALESRISKAFGTMTASELTLLEDHVLVLGHGELTEPLLDELEATADVVVVAPESEGTNALDDREVNVLTADPTDEGPLLDARIDAARGVVVATDDDARDALAVVAARQANPDVRIVAAATDQRHVDKLEAVGADAVVSPAVIGGRLLGRAVLGDENGGALTDLFDDGSGSE; from the coding sequence GTGGCGACCGACACGCCCGATCAGCCGAGCGAGACGGCCCTCGACGAGCTGTTCCACCGGCCGGATCGAGTGCCGCTGGTCTACTGGCGGACGTTCTCCGGCGTGCGGACCGCGGTGTGGGTGACGGGCGCGGCCGCCGTCCTCGCCTTCGTCGCCGGTCTCTCCCACCTCAGTCAGGGATCGTTCGTCCCCGCGGGTCCGCTGGCCGGACTCCTCCCGGCTGGAGCGACGGCGGTGGTCCCCCTCGCGAGCATCCTCGGGGCGTTCCTGCTCGTCGTCGTCGCCGCGGGGTTGCGGGCGGGCTATCGCCTCGCGTGGTACGGGGCGCTCGCCCTGTTTCCGGCGCTCCTCGCCGCCCCGCTGGTGACGGGCGACGCCACCGACCTGTTGCTGTTGGTCGCCGGCGCCGTCGGCCTACCGCTGGTGGTCACGAACCGGAGCGGCTTCGACCGCCCGCTCGATCTGACGCCGTTTCAGGCCACCGCGCTCCTCTCCTTCGTTGCGGTGCAGGTGTACGGCACCGTCGGCACCTACGCGATGCGCGAGGACTTCACCGGCGTCGAGAGCCTGACCGACGCCTTCTACTACATCATCGTCACCGGGACGACCGTGGGGTACGGCGACGCGACGCCGACGACGCAGGTGACGAAGCTGTTCACGCTCTCGGTGATCGTCCTCGGGACGGGCGCGTTCACCGTCGCCACGGGGTCGCTGCTCGTCCCGGCCCTCGAATCGCGGATCTCCAAGGCCTTCGGAACCATGACCGCCTCCGAACTCACACTGCTCGAGGACCACGTGCTGGTCCTGGGCCACGGCGAACTGACGGAACCGCTCCTCGACGAACTCGAAGCGACGGCGGACGTGGTCGTCGTGGCGCCCGAGTCCGAGGGGACGAACGCGCTCGACGACCGGGAGGTGAACGTCCTGACCGCCGATCCGACGGACGAGGGGCCGCTGCTCGACGCCCGCATCGACGCCGCCAGGGGCGTGGTCGTCGCCACCGACGACGACGCCCGCGACGCCCTGGCCGTCGTCGCGGCGCGGCAGGCCAACCCCGACGTACGAATCGTCGCCGCGGCGACCGACCAGCGACACGTCGACAAACTCGAAGCCGTCGGCGCCGACGCGGTGGTCAGTCCGGCCGTCATCGGCGGCCGACTCCTCGGGCGGGCGGTTCTGGGCGACGAGAACGGCGGCGCTCTCACCGACCTCTTCGACGACGGGAGCGGGAGCGAGTAG